The following proteins are encoded in a genomic region of Phycisphaerales bacterium:
- a CDS encoding GC-type dockerin domain-anchored protein has protein sequence MSIRFLTGAALISALAATAAAQTTQPAPSVYRVPGGVEFGLNNLGASDYLFNWSDTGGSFVDVVDPTLILTAGETYRFRRLTGAHPFVICDDTLPVDGSDGMFQRTTTDGAVIDAATLEPIDAFTADPAPTDDFIEWTPTADDAGQYYYTCRVEFHTGMTGSIVIEAGDDCRADLDGDGSLTIFDFLAFQNLFDSGDPLADFDGDGSLTLFDFLAFQNEFDAGCP, from the coding sequence ATGTCGATACGATTCTTAACTGGCGCCGCCCTCATCTCGGCCCTGGCCGCCACGGCCGCCGCCCAGACAACCCAGCCCGCACCCAGCGTCTACCGCGTACCCGGGGGCGTGGAGTTCGGCCTGAACAATCTGGGCGCGAGCGACTACCTGTTCAACTGGTCCGACACCGGCGGAAGCTTCGTGGATGTCGTCGATCCGACGCTGATCCTGACAGCCGGCGAGACCTATCGGTTTCGTCGCCTGACCGGGGCGCATCCGTTCGTCATCTGCGACGACACGCTGCCCGTGGACGGCAGCGACGGCATGTTCCAGCGCACCACGACCGATGGCGCAGTGATCGACGCCGCCACGCTCGAGCCCATCGACGCGTTTACGGCCGATCCCGCGCCCACCGATGACTTCATCGAATGGACGCCCACCGCCGACGACGCGGGCCAGTACTACTACACCTGCCGCGTCGAGTTCCATACCGGCATGACCGGCTCGATCGTCATCGAGGCGGGCGACGATTGCCGGGCCGACCTGGACGGCGATGGGTCCTTGACGATCTTCGACTTCCTGGCGTTCCAGAACCTGTTCGACAGCGGCGACCCGCTTGCCGACTTCGACGGCGACGGCTCGCTCACCCTGTTCGACTTCCTGGCGTTCCAGAACGAGTTCGACGCCGGCTGCCCGTAA
- a CDS encoding SDR family NAD(P)-dependent oxidoreductase, with product MSDFKDRVAIVTGASAGIGLSTARMLAEGGAVVVVNARRAGRLDELVEIDPRRVKPVAGDAAEPEVIEAMLEAAKAAGGREVDMVIANAGRGLRGSPLDSDQDEWEEVLQINTLAAAKLMRAAIHRMFAEIGEYQGPPKRPRDVVVLGSTVGRNLSPFSSFYGAAKAAVHMIAEAMRREAGPKGIRVTTIEPGVVASEFQSAAGYDPKAFGEFMESMAPVLTPEDVARSILFACAQPAGVHLSEIMLRPTRQAYP from the coding sequence ATGAGCGACTTCAAGGACCGTGTGGCCATCGTGACCGGCGCGAGTGCCGGCATCGGCCTGTCGACCGCACGCATGCTCGCCGAGGGCGGGGCCGTCGTCGTGGTCAACGCTCGGCGGGCGGGCCGGCTCGATGAACTGGTGGAGATCGATCCGCGCCGCGTGAAGCCCGTTGCCGGCGATGCCGCCGAGCCCGAGGTCATCGAGGCCATGCTCGAGGCGGCCAAGGCCGCGGGCGGGCGCGAGGTCGACATGGTGATCGCCAACGCGGGTCGCGGCCTGCGTGGCTCACCGCTTGATTCGGACCAGGACGAATGGGAAGAGGTCCTGCAGATCAACACGCTGGCAGCGGCGAAGCTGATGCGGGCGGCGATCCACCGCATGTTCGCCGAGATCGGTGAGTACCAGGGACCGCCGAAACGCCCCCGCGACGTGGTCGTGCTGGGTTCGACGGTGGGGCGGAACCTGAGTCCGTTCAGCAGCTTCTACGGCGCCGCCAAGGCGGCCGTGCACATGATCGCCGAGGCCATGCGCCGCGAAGCGGGCCCGAAGGGCATCCGCGTGACGACTATCGAGCCGGGCGTCGTGGCCAGCGAGTTCCAATCGGCGGCGGGGTATGACCCCAAGGCCTTCGGCGAATTCATGGAGTCGATGGCGCCGGTGCTGACGCCCGAAGACGTGGCGCGATCGATCCTGTTTGCGTGTGCCCAGCCTGCGGGCGTGCACCTGAGCGAGATCATGCTGCGCCCCACGCGGCAGGCGTATCCGTAG
- the ligA gene encoding NAD-dependent DNA ligase LigA, whose product MAKKDEPARIAELRDLLTRANRAYYVDADPIMSDTEFDRLLEELAELEAKHPDLADPASPTVRVGGEPIEGFETRRHAVPMMSIDNTYNEAEVRAWVERVARGLRDEGQGRPAADRFVCDPKVDGVAVSLRYEKGELVYALTRGDGTSGDDVTHAVRTVRAIPLRLDAPKKKLPDVLEVRGELFIPLSQFARINRERAEAGEAPLMNPRNATAGTIKMLDPTVAADRKLGFVAHGRGEVDDGFADSFTGFMTKIKAMGVAVSPMATPANDADAVLAAIDRFNEDRHDLDYLTDGMVVRVNRFDQQELLGYTSKSPRWAIAYKYAAERANTMLLGVEHQVGKTGKITPRATMEPVLLAGTTVQHATLHNYGQIAQKDIRIGDTVEVEKAGEIIPYVLGVVASARSKDSKKITPPRSCPACGGVVEVEPSEAADDPKLETTRRCVNPECPAQVREKLVWFVGRRQMDIDGLGEKTIDLIREAADIPLEHFADIFLLYEHEDALRELEGLGEKSVTQMLKGIEAAKGRGMARVLAGLGIRHVGESTAKALARVFPSIDALLDAEAWELMPTALNSMSQAERERLTGSPEKLDNPPETGLGALTAPVVHDYLHSKAARETFDRLREVGVDLSSKDYADPAEREALASADNAFAGRTFVLTGTLEHFERAALKDVLEGLGAKVSGSVSKNTDVVVAGEKAGSKLDKAQELGIEIWDEARLLEELPAEQKPG is encoded by the coding sequence ATGGCCAAGAAGGACGAGCCCGCCCGCATCGCCGAACTCCGCGACCTGCTGACGCGGGCCAACCGCGCCTACTACGTCGACGCCGACCCCATCATGAGCGATACCGAGTTCGATCGGCTCTTGGAGGAGTTGGCCGAACTCGAGGCGAAGCACCCCGACCTGGCCGACCCCGCCAGCCCCACCGTCCGCGTGGGGGGCGAGCCGATCGAGGGCTTCGAGACGCGCCGCCATGCCGTCCCGATGATGAGCATCGACAACACCTACAACGAGGCCGAAGTGCGGGCCTGGGTCGAACGCGTCGCCCGCGGCCTGAGGGACGAGGGCCAGGGAAGGCCGGCGGCCGATCGATTCGTGTGCGATCCCAAGGTCGATGGCGTCGCGGTCAGTCTCCGGTACGAGAAGGGCGAACTGGTCTACGCCCTGACCCGCGGCGACGGGACCAGCGGCGACGACGTGACCCACGCCGTGCGCACGGTGCGGGCCATTCCCCTGCGGCTGGATGCGCCAAAGAAGAAGCTGCCCGACGTGCTGGAGGTCCGCGGAGAGTTGTTCATCCCGCTCTCGCAGTTCGCCCGCATCAACCGCGAGCGGGCCGAGGCCGGCGAGGCACCACTCATGAACCCGCGCAACGCGACGGCGGGCACGATCAAGATGCTCGACCCCACCGTGGCGGCTGATCGCAAGCTGGGTTTCGTGGCGCACGGTCGGGGCGAGGTTGATGACGGATTCGCCGACTCGTTCACGGGGTTCATGACGAAGATCAAGGCCATGGGCGTGGCGGTGAGCCCGATGGCAACGCCGGCGAATGACGCCGACGCGGTGCTGGCGGCCATCGACAGATTCAACGAGGACCGCCACGATCTGGACTATCTGACCGACGGCATGGTCGTCCGCGTCAACCGCTTCGATCAGCAGGAGTTGCTGGGATATACGAGCAAGAGCCCCCGATGGGCCATCGCGTATAAGTACGCGGCCGAGCGCGCCAACACGATGTTGTTGGGCGTGGAACACCAGGTCGGCAAGACCGGCAAGATCACGCCGCGGGCCACCATGGAGCCCGTGCTGCTGGCGGGCACCACCGTGCAGCACGCCACGCTGCACAATTACGGCCAGATCGCTCAGAAGGACATCCGCATCGGCGACACGGTTGAGGTGGAGAAGGCGGGCGAGATCATCCCCTACGTGCTCGGGGTGGTGGCGTCGGCGCGGTCGAAGGACAGCAAGAAGATCACCCCGCCCAGGAGCTGTCCGGCGTGCGGGGGCGTGGTCGAAGTCGAGCCATCAGAGGCCGCCGATGATCCGAAGCTGGAAACCACGCGCCGCTGCGTGAACCCCGAGTGCCCGGCCCAGGTTCGCGAGAAGCTGGTGTGGTTCGTCGGCCGCCGGCAGATGGACATCGACGGCTTGGGCGAGAAGACCATCGACCTGATCCGCGAAGCCGCCGACATTCCGCTGGAGCACTTTGCCGACATCTTCCTGTTGTACGAGCACGAGGACGCGTTGCGGGAACTCGAGGGCCTGGGCGAGAAATCGGTCACGCAGATGCTCAAGGGCATCGAAGCGGCCAAGGGACGCGGTATGGCGCGCGTGCTGGCGGGCCTGGGCATCCGCCACGTGGGCGAGAGCACGGCCAAGGCGTTGGCCCGGGTCTTTCCTTCGATCGATGCCTTGCTGGACGCGGAGGCATGGGAGCTCATGCCCACGGCGCTGAACTCCATGAGCCAGGCCGAGCGTGAGCGGCTGACCGGCTCTCCCGAGAAGCTCGACAATCCGCCCGAGACCGGCCTGGGCGCGCTCACGGCGCCGGTGGTGCACGACTACCTGCACTCCAAGGCGGCCCGCGAAACGTTCGATCGGTTGCGCGAGGTAGGCGTGGACCTCTCGAGCAAGGACTACGCCGATCCGGCGGAGCGTGAGGCGCTCGCATCCGCGGACAATGCTTTCGCTGGACGGACGTTCGTGCTGACGGGCACGCTGGAGCACTTCGAGCGAGCGGCGCTCAAGGACGTGCTCGAGGGGCTGGGCGCGAAGGTGTCGGGATCAGTCAGCAAGAACACCGACGTCGTGGTCGCGGGCGAAAAGGCGGGCAGCAAGTTGGACAAGGCCCAGGAACTGGGCATCGAGATATGGGACGAAGCCCGACTGCTGGAGGAATTGCCCGCCGAGCAGAAGCCGGGGTAA
- a CDS encoding bifunctional 5,10-methylenetetrahydrofolate dehydrogenase/5,10-methenyltetrahydrofolate cyclohydrolase — translation MSEASIIDGKALAARYRDEIARRVAALQAQGRPVRLDALLVDDGDSAARQYSDSQRRTCERLGIAYRLHTLHAHAGFDEIAGRVLLLNTKDDCHAIMVHLPMPEGVDPYEVQRRIDPDKDVEGVNPANIGNVVYGRSSLAPCTALATLRMVLSTGVELKGARCVVVGAGDVVGKPIAVLLMRQEATVISCNVHSKGVQELARSADVLIAAAGVPELVKADWVKPGAVVVDVGVNRVPQDDGSTKTVGDVAFDEVKEKAAFISPVPGGVGPMTVAMLLRNVVAAAEGGASDL, via the coding sequence GTGTCGGAGGCGAGCATCATCGACGGCAAGGCCCTGGCGGCCCGGTATCGCGACGAGATCGCACGGCGCGTCGCTGCGCTCCAGGCGCAGGGCAGGCCCGTCCGGCTCGACGCCTTGCTGGTGGACGATGGCGACAGCGCCGCACGCCAGTACTCCGACAGCCAGCGGCGGACCTGCGAGCGGTTGGGCATCGCCTACCGACTCCACACGCTGCATGCCCACGCCGGCTTCGACGAGATCGCCGGCCGCGTGCTGCTGCTGAACACCAAGGATGACTGCCACGCCATCATGGTGCACCTGCCCATGCCCGAGGGCGTCGACCCCTACGAGGTCCAGCGGCGCATCGACCCGGACAAGGACGTCGAGGGTGTCAACCCGGCCAACATCGGCAACGTGGTCTACGGCCGCAGCAGCCTGGCGCCCTGCACCGCCCTCGCGACCCTGCGGATGGTGCTATCGACCGGCGTCGAGTTGAAGGGCGCCCGGTGCGTGGTGGTGGGGGCCGGTGACGTGGTCGGCAAGCCCATCGCCGTGCTGCTCATGCGTCAGGAGGCCACGGTCATCAGTTGCAACGTCCATAGCAAGGGCGTGCAGGAACTGGCCCGGTCGGCCGACGTGCTGATCGCCGCGGCGGGCGTACCCGAGTTGGTCAAGGCCGATTGGGTGAAGCCCGGCGCGGTCGTGGTCGACGTGGGCGTGAACCGCGTGCCCCAGGACGACGGTTCAACCAAGACAGTGGGCGACGTCGCGTTCGACGAGGTCAAGGAGAAGGCGGCGTTCATCAGCCCCGTGCCCGGCGGCGTGGGGCCGATGACCGTCGCGATGCTGCTGCGCAACGTGGTGGCCGCCGCCGAGGGTGGCGCGAGCGACCTCTGA
- a CDS encoding tetratricopeptide repeat protein: protein MIISQAGTRRITTRGGLVAAMVAVGLCLSACSSGPSPKKQARLTAANDAADQGTAHVRLGDSQAALSEFQRAIELNPLLTRAYVGAGDAARELNDPAAAEQYYTRASELDPNNPRIHFKRGQVLQALGRVTDAIRAYLNSLELDPTDAPANINVSVAYMQAEEPRLARPFAERAVYIDPNSAPARINLGSIYAAMGEHRKAVDEYQQAAELVDPISPELLVNLAESLRVLGEDAQAVNVLDQLLRTNETSLAWERRGSALFRMGDFDAAQTSFERALEIDARHYPALNGLAVLRLNQFIQSDRTDSVALQQALEHFRKSLQIEHRQPKVRELLSRFS from the coding sequence ATGATCATCAGCCAGGCGGGCACGCGACGGATTACGACCAGGGGAGGCCTCGTGGCCGCCATGGTCGCGGTGGGATTGTGCCTGTCCGCGTGCAGTTCGGGGCCATCCCCCAAGAAGCAGGCCCGCTTGACCGCCGCCAACGACGCGGCCGATCAGGGCACGGCCCATGTCCGCCTGGGCGACTCGCAGGCCGCCCTGAGCGAGTTCCAACGCGCCATCGAGCTCAACCCGCTGCTGACCCGCGCATACGTGGGCGCTGGCGACGCCGCCCGCGAATTGAACGATCCCGCCGCGGCCGAGCAGTACTACACCCGCGCGTCGGAACTGGACCCCAACAACCCGCGCATCCACTTCAAGCGGGGCCAGGTGCTCCAAGCGCTCGGCCGCGTCACCGACGCCATCCGCGCGTACCTCAACTCGCTGGAACTCGACCCGACCGACGCACCGGCCAACATCAACGTCTCGGTTGCCTACATGCAGGCCGAGGAGCCCCGCTTGGCTCGTCCGTTTGCCGAGCGTGCTGTGTACATCGACCCCAACAGCGCGCCAGCCCGCATCAACCTTGGCTCGATCTACGCGGCGATGGGCGAACACCGCAAAGCGGTGGACGAATACCAGCAGGCCGCCGAATTGGTCGATCCGATCTCGCCCGAGTTGCTGGTGAACCTCGCCGAAAGCTTGCGCGTGCTGGGTGAAGATGCTCAGGCGGTGAACGTGCTCGACCAGCTCTTGCGGACCAACGAGACGTCGCTGGCGTGGGAGCGTCGCGGCTCGGCCCTGTTCCGCATGGGTGACTTCGACGCAGCGCAAACGAGCTTCGAGCGCGCCCTGGAGATCGACGCCCGCCACTACCCGGCCCTGAACGGCCTGGCCGTGCTCCGCTTGAACCAGTTCATCCAGAGCGACCGGACCGATTCGGTGGCCCTCCAACAGGCCCTGGAGCACTTCCGCAAGAGCCTGCAGATCGAACATCGCCAGCCGAAGGTTCGCGAACTGCTGAGCCGGTTCAGCTGA
- a CDS encoding FKBP-type peptidyl-prolyl cis-trans isomerase — protein MTERHEMPGGLVAEDVEVGSGAECPHGATVKVHYRGTLEDGTQFDSSYDRGEPITFPLGSLIQGWQIGIPGMKVGGKRRLEIPYSLGYGERGAPPSIPPRANLVFDIELLDVK, from the coding sequence ATGACCGAACGACATGAAATGCCCGGCGGCCTGGTGGCCGAAGACGTCGAGGTTGGCTCGGGGGCCGAGTGCCCGCACGGCGCCACCGTGAAGGTGCACTATCGCGGCACGCTGGAAGACGGCACCCAGTTTGATTCCAGCTACGACCGCGGCGAACCCATCACCTTCCCGCTGGGCAGCCTCATCCAGGGCTGGCAGATCGGCATTCCCGGCATGAAGGTCGGCGGCAAGCGCCGGCTCGAGATTCCCTACAGCTTGGGCTACGGCGAGCGTGGCGCGCCACCAAGCATTCCGCCTCGCGCCAACCTGGTCTTCGACATCGAACTGCTCGACGTCAAGTAA
- a CDS encoding CYTH domain-containing protein produces the protein MQSLEFRSELRDPETAMAALLRAGATPLTTLELRDTYFRVPSGVFKKREAVDEPVEYIFYDRRDDLAPHLSRFTLYDEAQMRLRFGRTDPPTWRVVCKTRVALMRSNVRIHFDEIAGLGQFCELEAAVSTAHNVARCHENIGELRHILGPTLGEPVSGTYADMLDALEPERSAG, from the coding sequence ATGCAGAGCCTGGAGTTTCGCAGCGAGTTACGGGACCCCGAGACGGCGATGGCCGCGCTGCTGCGCGCCGGGGCCACGCCGCTCACCACGCTCGAGCTGCGCGACACCTACTTCCGCGTTCCTAGCGGTGTATTCAAGAAACGCGAGGCGGTCGACGAGCCGGTGGAGTACATCTTCTACGACCGGCGGGATGACCTGGCGCCACACCTGAGCCGATTCACGTTGTACGACGAGGCGCAGATGCGGCTTCGCTTCGGCCGGACCGACCCGCCCACGTGGCGGGTGGTGTGCAAGACCCGCGTCGCCTTGATGCGCAGCAACGTGCGGATCCATTTCGACGAGATCGCCGGGCTGGGGCAGTTCTGCGAACTCGAGGCCGCGGTGAGCACGGCGCACAACGTTGCACGCTGCCACGAGAACATCGGCGAGCTACGCCACATCCTGGGGCCAACGCTGGGCGAGCCCGTGTCGGGAACCTACGCCGACATGCTCGATGCGCTCGAGCCCGAGCGGAGCGCTGGTTAA
- a CDS encoding mechanosensitive ion channel has protein sequence MRYPSVWFITPIIVLFAALGAAAQDEATPEQSGQSPVTQPEAAQSTPPAPIETPTVAQVQERIAQVEADEELDDASKDAILAPLRAAVDALQQRNAAQTQRREFADATAAVPGTLEQLRSEVDQPVTTPVLPDYGQMPADQALDAVRAVMGEAQARLDAARAEQARLQAEAAEREQQLAAAPTQLVQWGEQLTEATTELAALPQDPADPAAQARRWQKQAEAAELAARIARLEAEVASYTARRELLPLRQTLAQRKADTASRLLEKLRAAETEAANRKARQAQQEARQQADEVADAQLSELAKETSELASRRLGPKGTLERLESVRVEHNRAEEKLAELQRRARNTTARVQAAGLTQIVGQSLRSELRELSRFEPESDDQLKSKIDDAQLKLIEIEEKLLQYRDVQSAIERARQRVANGDEALPPAVEQQITSIITSYVDTLQALESEYRSYIDEAYELAATRKTLAQTLEAFRTYIEERILWTRSVQGSSIPRVEDVVDGGIWLLGGQRVPARATGVVSRSTPIGTRWLDALADWWPPQVLVFPVTIALIASLWARRRARRALRSIAGQVRKFNSDRMRLTLEALPLTVVVSLPLPIALALASLLLTGTDVEVAQAVGKALFEAAIFAFVLEFVRHAARTDGLLEAHFRWRRDGLVQLRRLVFLLEASLIPVAILTRAYAHQPDFVINDAVGRLLFMLGQLILAGFTAWAFAPWLPFVQNYLVKHRSGVVNQTRWAWYPLLVAAPLALTVLAGVGYYYTAAQLDERLHLTVWLAVAAIIAYNLVLRWLFIERRRLLVKRAQQRREEEAAERAEKDEGGGGEDGGIEVETPELDAAEVDTQTRRVLVAAVLVSVVLGMYGLWSAQLPALRMLERVQLWPTITVLESDVAASPVLTDPAPAEPETPSDASASEAPASESSGTGLLGLGSTSEPAAGQSVNVITLADVGAAFLFFAITWVLARNLPGLLEITILKRLPFDAGARFAVTSILRYLLVIVGIFLGFGAIGIGWSQVQFLAAALTFGLAFGLQEIFANFISGLIILVERPMRVGDTVTVNNMNGKVTRIRMRATTLLDWDLREVIVPNKVFITQEFTNWTLSDPRIRVTVPVGVSYGSDVRLVQQTLLEIGQSHPHVVTEPRVRSLFLGFADSTLNFELRVYLESYDFFLDVKSDLHTRIAERFRELDIEIAFPQRDLNIRSIGPLADVLAQRSSDRDGQHEKPRPEGEQP, from the coding sequence ATGCGATATCCATCCGTCTGGTTTATCACGCCGATCATCGTCCTCTTCGCTGCCCTGGGAGCCGCCGCCCAAGATGAGGCGACGCCCGAACAGTCCGGGCAATCGCCCGTCACCCAGCCCGAGGCCGCTCAGAGCACACCGCCTGCCCCGATCGAGACGCCGACGGTCGCGCAGGTGCAGGAGCGCATTGCGCAAGTCGAGGCAGACGAAGAACTGGACGATGCGTCAAAGGACGCCATCCTCGCGCCGTTGCGTGCCGCCGTCGACGCCCTGCAGCAGCGAAACGCCGCCCAAACGCAGCGCCGGGAGTTTGCCGACGCAACGGCCGCGGTGCCCGGCACGCTGGAACAACTGCGCTCCGAAGTTGATCAACCGGTAACCACGCCGGTGCTGCCCGACTACGGGCAGATGCCTGCCGATCAGGCCCTGGATGCGGTCCGTGCCGTGATGGGGGAGGCCCAGGCTCGTCTCGATGCGGCCCGGGCCGAGCAGGCCCGCCTCCAGGCCGAGGCAGCCGAGCGCGAGCAGCAACTTGCAGCCGCTCCGACGCAACTGGTGCAGTGGGGCGAGCAACTCACCGAGGCGACGACCGAGTTGGCGGCGCTGCCGCAAGACCCTGCCGATCCCGCCGCCCAGGCCCGCCGCTGGCAGAAGCAGGCCGAAGCCGCCGAACTCGCCGCACGCATCGCTCGCCTGGAAGCCGAGGTCGCCAGCTACACGGCTCGGCGCGAGTTGCTGCCGCTGCGCCAGACGCTCGCCCAGCGCAAGGCCGACACCGCTTCGAGACTGCTTGAGAAGCTCCGCGCAGCCGAGACCGAGGCTGCCAATCGCAAGGCGCGTCAGGCCCAGCAGGAAGCCCGCCAGCAGGCCGACGAGGTCGCCGACGCCCAACTGAGCGAGCTGGCCAAGGAGACCAGCGAACTCGCCTCACGCCGCCTGGGCCCCAAGGGCACGCTAGAACGCCTCGAATCGGTTCGGGTCGAACACAATCGAGCGGAAGAAAAACTCGCCGAACTCCAGCGAAGGGCCCGCAACACCACCGCCCGCGTACAGGCCGCCGGCCTCACGCAAATCGTCGGCCAGTCCCTGCGCAGCGAGTTGCGCGAGCTTTCCCGCTTCGAGCCCGAGTCAGACGACCAGCTCAAGTCCAAGATCGACGACGCACAGCTCAAGCTCATTGAGATCGAAGAGAAGCTCCTGCAGTATCGCGACGTGCAGTCGGCAATCGAGCGGGCTCGCCAACGCGTCGCCAACGGCGACGAGGCCCTGCCCCCGGCCGTCGAACAGCAGATCACCAGCATCATCACCAGCTACGTCGACACGCTCCAGGCGCTCGAGTCGGAGTACCGCAGCTACATCGATGAGGCGTACGAGCTCGCCGCGACACGCAAGACGCTCGCGCAGACGCTCGAAGCGTTCCGCACCTATATCGAAGAACGCATTCTCTGGACCCGAAGCGTCCAGGGGTCGTCCATTCCTCGAGTCGAGGACGTCGTGGATGGGGGCATCTGGTTGCTCGGCGGCCAGCGTGTGCCCGCCCGAGCGACGGGCGTCGTCTCGCGTTCGACGCCCATCGGCACTCGGTGGCTCGACGCCCTGGCCGACTGGTGGCCGCCGCAGGTCCTCGTGTTTCCCGTGACGATCGCACTGATCGCTTCCCTCTGGGCGCGCCGCCGCGCGCGACGGGCCCTGCGAAGCATCGCCGGCCAGGTCCGCAAGTTCAACAGCGACCGCATGCGGCTGACGCTCGAAGCGCTTCCGCTGACAGTCGTCGTCAGCCTGCCCCTGCCCATCGCCCTCGCGCTGGCCAGCCTGCTCCTTACCGGCACCGACGTCGAGGTTGCCCAGGCCGTCGGGAAGGCCTTGTTCGAAGCGGCCATCTTCGCCTTCGTGCTGGAATTCGTCCGTCACGCGGCCCGCACCGATGGACTGCTCGAGGCGCACTTCCGCTGGCGTCGCGATGGCCTCGTGCAACTCCGCCGGCTGGTGTTCCTGCTCGAGGCCTCGCTGATTCCCGTCGCAATCCTCACACGCGCCTATGCCCACCAGCCTGACTTCGTCATCAACGACGCCGTCGGACGGCTCCTGTTCATGCTCGGCCAGCTCATCCTGGCGGGCTTCACGGCGTGGGCGTTTGCGCCCTGGCTGCCCTTCGTCCAGAACTATCTCGTCAAGCATCGATCGGGCGTGGTGAACCAGACGCGATGGGCGTGGTACCCGCTGCTGGTCGCCGCGCCCCTCGCGCTGACCGTCCTGGCTGGCGTGGGGTACTACTACACCGCCGCGCAGCTCGACGAGCGTCTGCACCTGACCGTGTGGCTCGCGGTCGCCGCCATCATCGCGTACAACCTCGTCCTGCGATGGCTCTTCATCGAGCGGCGACGCTTGCTCGTCAAGCGCGCACAGCAACGCCGCGAAGAAGAAGCCGCCGAACGAGCCGAGAAGGACGAGGGCGGCGGGGGCGAAGACGGCGGCATAGAAGTCGAAACACCCGAGCTCGATGCGGCCGAGGTCGATACCCAGACACGCCGCGTGCTCGTTGCCGCCGTGCTCGTGAGCGTCGTGCTGGGCATGTACGGCCTGTGGTCCGCGCAGTTGCCGGCGTTGCGGATGCTCGAACGCGTCCAACTGTGGCCCACGATCACCGTGCTCGAGTCCGACGTGGCCGCATCGCCCGTGCTGACCGATCCGGCGCCGGCAGAGCCCGAAACTCCGTCCGACGCTTCGGCGAGTGAGGCGCCCGCAAGTGAAAGCTCCGGAACCGGTCTGCTCGGCCTGGGGTCCACGAGCGAGCCGGCTGCGGGCCAGAGCGTCAACGTCATCACCCTCGCCGACGTTGGCGCTGCCTTCCTGTTCTTCGCGATCACCTGGGTGCTTGCGCGGAACCTCCCAGGCTTGCTCGAGATCACCATCCTCAAGCGGCTGCCCTTCGACGCGGGCGCCCGATTCGCCGTCACCAGCATCCTGCGATACCTCCTCGTCATCGTCGGCATCTTTCTGGGCTTCGGCGCCATCGGCATCGGCTGGTCCCAGGTCCAGTTTCTGGCCGCGGCTCTTACGTTCGGCCTGGCCTTCGGCCTCCAGGAGATCTTCGCGAACTTCATCTCGGGCCTGATCATCCTCGTTGAGCGTCCCATGCGGGTGGGCGACACCGTGACGGTCAACAACATGAACGGCAAGGTGACCCGCATCCGCATGCGCGCCACGACCCTGCTCGACTGGGACCTTCGCGAGGTCATCGTGCCCAACAAGGTCTTTATCACGCAGGAGTTCACCAACTGGACGCTCTCGGATCCGCGCATCCGTGTCACCGTGCCGGTCGGGGTCTCCTATGGCTCGGACGTTCGCCTCGTCCAGCAGACGCTCTTGGAGATCGGTCAGAGCCACCCCCACGTCGTGACCGAGCCCCGCGTCCGATCACTCTTCCTGGGCTTTGCGGACAGCACGCTGAACTTCGAGCTGCGCGTCTACCTCGAGAGCTACGACTTCTTCCTCGACGTCAAGAGCGATCTACACACCCGGATCGCAGAACGATTCCGAGAGCTCGACATCGAAATCGCATTCCCGCAGCGGGACCTCAACATCCGGAGCATCGGCCCGCTGGCCGACGTTCTCGCGCAGCGTTCGAGTGATCGAGACGGCCAGCACGAGAAGCCCAGGCCCGAGGGCGAGCAGCCATGA